From Arcticibacter tournemirensis, one genomic window encodes:
- a CDS encoding MerR family transcriptional regulator, whose translation MPYKERDINKLYYTMGEITEMFNVNASQIRFYEREFEVLQPKKNKKGNRLFSPEDVENLKIIFHLVKEKGFTLQGAKEHLKGNRTEIRENQKVIDSLEKLKKFLLEVKEQL comes from the coding sequence ATGCCATACAAAGAAAGAGACATCAATAAGCTCTATTACACCATGGGCGAAATAACAGAAATGTTCAACGTGAACGCCTCACAAATAAGGTTTTACGAGCGTGAGTTTGAAGTTCTTCAACCAAAGAAGAACAAAAAGGGAAACCGGCTGTTCTCGCCTGAAGATGTGGAAAACCTGAAGATCATTTTTCATCTTGTAAAAGAAAAAGGATTTACATTACAGGGAGCAAAAGAGCATCTGAAAGGTAACCGGACGGAAATCAGAGAAAATCAGAAAGTGATCGACTCTCTCGAGAAACTTAAAAAGTTCCTGCTGGAAGTAAAAGAACAACTATAA
- the alaS gene encoding alanine--tRNA ligase, with protein MTTKEIRQAFLDFFAGKGHQIVPSAPIVVKNDPTLMFTNAGMNQFKEIFLGEAPVKYARVADTQRCLRVSGKHNDLEEVGIDTYHHTMFEMLGNWSFGDYFKEEAIAWSWELLTGVYGIPKDRLYVTVFEGDEKEGLPKDQEAYDFWKQWIDEDRILLGNKKDNFWEMGDTGPCGPCSEIHVDCRPDAERKNKDGKALVNADDPQVIEIWNNVFMQFNRLKDGSLQLLPAQHVDTGMGLERLVRILQNKSSNYDTDVFQPLIQFISKESAIAYNQGESNEKTDIAMRVMADHIRAIAFAIADGQLPSNVKAGYVIRRILRRAVRYAYTFLGFKEPFFNKLVPILADQFDGVFPELKAQQDFVQKVILEEEVSFLRTLATGIQRFDKYVAEGNIVDGDFAFELYDTFGFPIDLTELMAREKGLTVDMDGFNRALEVQKARSRAATAVDTGDWIAVNEGEENEFTGYDSQETVAHILKYRKIKAKGKEQYQIVLDRTPFYAESGGQVGDTGFLYPASAGSQEHENSIRITDTKKENALIIHFTDEIPEGFKLQEEVKCVISKERRSDIQNNHSATHLLQAALREVLGTHVQQKGSLVNEDHLRFDFSHFAKVTDEELDRVEAIVNQKVRENIQLKEERNVPFQEALKRGVTALFGEKYGDFVRIITFDDHYSKELCGGTHVKATGQIGYFKIVSESAVAAGVRRIEAITGKAAEAFINEQNKLVATLKTLLKNPKDITRSVESLLEENSKLKKELEKNMYEKAAGFKDELAAQAEKIGAISFIARKLDFGNADAIKNLAYSLKESVDNLFLVLGNDNEGKPALTVMISEDLVEKGFHAGNIIRELAKEIKGGGGGQPFYATAGGKDSSGLEAALEKAKEIAITLAEKA; from the coding sequence ATGACTACGAAGGAAATCAGGCAGGCTTTTTTAGATTTTTTTGCAGGTAAGGGGCATCAGATCGTGCCATCAGCGCCCATTGTGGTGAAGAATGATCCCACGCTGATGTTTACCAATGCTGGCATGAACCAGTTTAAAGAGATCTTTTTAGGCGAAGCCCCTGTGAAATATGCCCGGGTAGCTGATACTCAGCGTTGTCTGCGTGTATCCGGAAAACACAACGACCTGGAAGAGGTAGGTATCGATACCTACCATCATACTATGTTTGAAATGCTCGGGAACTGGAGTTTTGGCGACTATTTTAAAGAAGAAGCCATAGCCTGGAGCTGGGAGCTGCTTACCGGTGTTTATGGCATTCCGAAAGACAGGCTTTATGTAACAGTTTTCGAAGGCGACGAGAAGGAGGGCCTGCCGAAAGATCAGGAAGCATATGATTTTTGGAAACAGTGGATAGATGAAGACAGGATCCTTCTTGGCAACAAGAAAGATAATTTTTGGGAGATGGGTGACACCGGACCCTGCGGTCCCTGCTCTGAAATACATGTGGATTGCCGGCCGGATGCTGAGCGGAAGAATAAGGATGGAAAAGCGCTGGTGAATGCGGACGATCCACAGGTTATCGAGATCTGGAACAACGTGTTTATGCAGTTTAACCGTTTGAAAGATGGATCGCTGCAGCTTTTGCCTGCTCAACATGTCGACACTGGAATGGGGCTCGAGCGCCTGGTAAGAATACTTCAGAATAAATCATCGAACTACGATACCGACGTTTTTCAGCCTCTGATCCAGTTTATATCAAAGGAGAGCGCCATCGCGTACAACCAAGGTGAAAGTAACGAAAAAACGGATATTGCTATGCGTGTGATGGCTGATCATATCCGTGCAATAGCATTCGCAATTGCCGATGGTCAGCTTCCGTCAAATGTTAAGGCAGGTTATGTAATACGTCGTATCCTCAGACGGGCAGTAAGATATGCATACACCTTTTTAGGTTTCAAAGAGCCATTCTTTAATAAACTTGTGCCTATTCTCGCTGATCAGTTTGACGGTGTGTTCCCTGAATTGAAGGCTCAGCAGGATTTTGTCCAGAAAGTGATACTGGAGGAAGAGGTTTCTTTCCTCCGCACGCTGGCTACCGGAATTCAGCGGTTTGATAAGTATGTTGCTGAAGGCAATATAGTTGATGGCGATTTCGCTTTTGAATTATACGATACTTTTGGTTTCCCGATCGATCTAACCGAATTAATGGCCCGCGAAAAAGGCCTTACGGTAGATATGGACGGTTTCAACCGGGCTCTTGAGGTTCAAAAAGCACGTTCCCGTGCTGCCACCGCTGTTGATACGGGTGACTGGATTGCGGTTAATGAAGGTGAAGAAAATGAGTTTACAGGTTATGATTCGCAGGAAACTGTTGCTCATATCCTAAAATACAGGAAGATAAAAGCGAAAGGGAAGGAGCAGTACCAGATAGTTCTTGACCGCACACCTTTTTATGCTGAAAGCGGTGGCCAGGTAGGTGATACTGGATTTTTATATCCTGCATCGGCCGGTAGTCAGGAGCACGAAAATTCAATCAGGATAACGGATACGAAAAAGGAGAATGCACTAATTATTCATTTTACAGATGAGATCCCGGAAGGCTTTAAGCTTCAGGAGGAAGTAAAGTGCGTCATCAGCAAAGAACGCCGTAGCGATATCCAAAATAATCATTCTGCCACCCATTTGCTCCAGGCTGCGCTGAGGGAGGTTTTGGGGACGCATGTACAACAGAAGGGTTCGCTGGTTAACGAAGATCACCTGCGTTTTGACTTTTCTCATTTCGCCAAGGTTACCGACGAAGAACTCGACCGCGTTGAAGCTATTGTAAATCAAAAAGTACGGGAAAATATTCAGCTGAAGGAAGAGCGTAATGTCCCATTTCAGGAGGCTTTAAAAAGGGGAGTAACAGCGCTATTCGGCGAGAAGTATGGCGACTTTGTGAGGATTATAACGTTTGATGATCACTATTCCAAAGAGTTGTGCGGCGGGACGCATGTGAAGGCAACCGGTCAGATCGGCTATTTTAAAATTGTATCAGAGAGTGCCGTTGCTGCGGGAGTAAGAAGGATTGAAGCCATCACGGGTAAAGCTGCTGAAGCTTTTATCAACGAACAGAACAAGCTGGTTGCGACCCTGAAAACGCTTCTTAAAAATCCGAAAGATATCACGAGGTCCGTCGAGAGCCTTCTCGAAGAGAATTCGAAGCTAAAGAAGGAGCTGGAAAAAAATATGTACGAGAAAGCAGCCGGTTTTAAGGATGAACTCGCTGCGCAGGCAGAGAAGATCGGGGCAATCAGTTTTATAGCCAGAAAGCTGGACTTTGGAAATGCAGATGCTATAAAAAACCTGGCATATTCTTTAAAAGAAAGTGTAGACAATCTTTTCCTTGTACTGGGGAACGATAATGAAGGTAAACCTGCTTTAACAGTAATGATATCTGAGGATCTGGTAGAAAAAGGGTTCCATGCAGGAAACATTATTCGTGAGCTCGCCAAAGAGATTAAAGGCGGCGGCGGCGGCCAGCCCTTCTATGCTACTGCAGGAGGAAAGGATAGCAGCGGACTGGAAGCTGCACTGGAAAAAGCGAAAGAGATTGCGATAACGCTGGCTGAAAAAGCCTGA
- a CDS encoding diacylglycerol/lipid kinase family protein: MKVLFIINTKSGNQGSSGLESMISAESRKNGFEFLIYRLEKNAEEHIKSEISDFSPDIVAVAGGDGTVNLMSKILCNTSIPLLIIPAGSANGMAKELGIGNRIDYAFSLIQNGVKRKIDLLKINNIHCIHLADVGLNARIVKRFEDDVKRGMLTYAKHLLAEIFLIKQYRFHIVSDGHEFTRKAVSLTFANASKYGTGVVINPVGKLDDGKFELVIIKPFPRVKLLSIAWKMLRGNLHSSEYAEVLPSSKAIIRTSKKTTLQIDGEVIGKTRLIEIEILPGALTVIVPPLSEQ, from the coding sequence GTGAAAGTATTGTTTATCATTAATACAAAGTCAGGTAACCAGGGCAGCTCAGGCTTAGAGAGTATGATCTCGGCTGAATCGAGGAAGAATGGTTTTGAATTTTTGATATACCGTTTAGAAAAAAACGCCGAAGAACATATTAAAAGCGAGATCTCAGATTTTTCACCAGATATAGTAGCCGTAGCTGGAGGCGACGGAACCGTCAACCTTATGTCTAAAATACTATGCAACACTTCCATCCCGCTTCTAATAATTCCTGCCGGCTCTGCAAACGGCATGGCAAAAGAACTTGGTATAGGCAACAGGATTGACTATGCTTTCAGCCTGATACAAAACGGAGTCAAACGCAAGATTGATCTCTTAAAGATCAACAACATCCACTGTATCCACCTGGCCGACGTGGGCTTGAATGCCAGAATAGTGAAACGTTTCGAAGACGATGTCAAAAGGGGAATGCTTACCTATGCGAAACATCTGTTGGCAGAAATATTTCTGATCAAGCAGTATCGTTTTCATATTGTGTCCGACGGACATGAATTTACCAGAAAGGCTGTCTCTTTAACATTTGCAAATGCTTCGAAATATGGAACAGGCGTGGTAATTAATCCTGTGGGTAAGCTTGATGACGGAAAATTTGAGCTGGTGATTATAAAGCCATTTCCGCGCGTAAAACTTCTTTCCATAGCCTGGAAAATGCTCCGTGGTAACCTGCATAGCTCAGAGTACGCTGAAGTACTCCCAAGCAGTAAGGCCATTATACGAACCTCTAAGAAAACCACCCTGCAGATAGATGGTGAAGTTATCGGCAAAACCCGGCTGATAGAAATTGAGATTCTTCCCGGTGCACTCACCGTTATCGTCCCACCTCTTTCTGAGCAGTAA
- a CDS encoding DUF4142 domain-containing protein — MKKSNYLLLILAAGMLAFQSCGNSNSGKTDSTEQAAEANEQKDNVHPEDSDFMVKAADAGMAEVELGNLAQQNASDQRVKDFGAMMVKDHTKANDELKALAATKNVTLPATLGEEHQKHFEEMKKMTGAEFDKHYMDMMVNDHQKVIDMFESASENEKDLDVKAFASKTLPVLNAHLASAKEVNDALKK, encoded by the coding sequence ATGAAAAAAAGCAATTATCTCCTTTTAATTTTAGCCGCGGGTATGCTGGCGTTCCAGTCATGCGGCAATAGCAATTCAGGTAAGACCGACAGCACCGAACAGGCAGCGGAGGCTAACGAGCAAAAAGACAATGTTCATCCGGAAGACTCCGACTTTATGGTGAAAGCTGCAGATGCAGGTATGGCCGAGGTTGAGTTAGGCAATCTCGCTCAGCAGAATGCCAGCGATCAGCGGGTTAAGGACTTTGGAGCCATGATGGTAAAAGACCATACTAAAGCAAACGACGAGCTGAAAGCCCTTGCTGCAACGAAAAACGTAACGCTGCCGGCTACACTTGGCGAGGAACATCAGAAGCATTTCGAAGAGATGAAGAAAATGACTGGTGCCGAGTTTGATAAACACTATATGGATATGATGGTAAACGATCATCAGAAAGTTATAGATATGTTCGAATCGGCTTCTGAAAATGAAAAAGATCTGGATGTGAAAGCTTTTGCATCTAAGACACTTCCGGTTCTAAATGCGCACCTCGCTTCGGCTAAAGAAGTGAATGACGCATTGAAAAAGTAA
- a CDS encoding transglutaminase-like domain-containing protein — protein MKFKVSGDIVYETYSDSTIILNIHALRTPGQTVLEESFTVEPYFKIEELVSEQGENRLARIEVPANTKVGFSYQALVDNSYRVLTRDDLYDVPVAAMDASVLPFLFPSRYCQSDKLYRLANNKFGNIEHPYAKVMALTEWIFRNVEYLSGSTDSQTSAYDTVTEQAGVCRDFAHLGIALCRALTIPARYFTGYAYQLNPPDFHACFEAYLGGHWVVFDPTKLCPLNGFIKIASGRDAADTAIANLFGNIFCHTIQTSCELCDEGFEPLFYDPSDIKAISYQ, from the coding sequence ATGAAGTTTAAGGTTTCCGGGGATATAGTGTACGAAACGTATTCCGACTCAACTATCATATTGAATATTCATGCATTGCGCACTCCCGGGCAGACTGTACTGGAGGAATCGTTCACCGTGGAACCGTACTTCAAAATAGAGGAACTCGTTTCGGAGCAGGGCGAAAACCGCTTAGCCAGGATAGAAGTACCGGCCAATACAAAAGTCGGCTTTTCTTACCAGGCTCTTGTAGATAATTCCTATAGGGTTTTGACGCGGGACGACTTGTATGACGTGCCTGTAGCAGCGATGGATGCATCTGTTCTTCCGTTTTTATTTCCAAGCCGGTATTGCCAGTCGGATAAGCTTTACAGGCTTGCAAATAATAAGTTTGGCAATATAGAACATCCGTATGCCAAGGTTATGGCTCTTACAGAATGGATTTTCCGAAATGTTGAATACCTAAGCGGATCGACCGACTCGCAGACTTCCGCTTATGATACCGTAACTGAGCAGGCGGGGGTCTGCCGTGATTTTGCACATCTCGGAATAGCTCTTTGCCGTGCTCTTACTATTCCCGCACGATACTTTACCGGGTATGCTTATCAATTAAATCCACCTGATTTTCACGCTTGTTTTGAAGCGTACCTGGGAGGGCACTGGGTGGTTTTTGACCCCACTAAACTATGTCCTTTAAATGGCTTTATCAAAATAGCTTCCGGCAGGGACGCAGCTGATACAGCCATAGCTAACTTATTCGGCAACATATTTTGTCATACGATACAAACCAGTTGTGAGCTGTGCGATGAGGGTTTTGAACCGCTGTTTTACGATCCCTCAGATATAAAGGCAATATCGTATCAATAA
- a CDS encoding peptidase produces the protein MTYCLAIKVKEGLVGIADTRITSGTDTTIKKKLFVEQKANGSLFIMTSGLRSVRDKAIIYFKEQIDQGAEYNKLYKAVNAFGEQVRRVAEEDKAALEKSGFKFNLTTIIGGQLKDDDEHKLFQLYPEGNWVELDQGSPFVIIGNSGPGKPILNRTLDDNSSMELALKTGFLSFDSTRMSSNDVEFPIDVVLYRKDSFDIIEHRFEKKDLEYISAQWAEELKTALLNIPDDWMNAAFSKVPVAKDC, from the coding sequence ATGACATATTGCCTTGCGATTAAAGTTAAAGAAGGCCTGGTAGGCATCGCTGACACCCGCATTACTTCGGGTACAGATACCACAATAAAAAAGAAACTTTTTGTTGAGCAGAAAGCTAATGGTTCTCTTTTTATAATGACCAGCGGATTGAGGTCGGTAAGAGATAAAGCTATTATCTATTTTAAAGAACAAATAGATCAGGGAGCGGAATATAATAAGTTGTATAAAGCGGTTAATGCATTTGGCGAACAGGTGCGAAGGGTAGCAGAAGAAGACAAGGCTGCACTGGAAAAGTCGGGCTTTAAGTTTAACCTGACGACAATTATCGGAGGCCAGTTGAAGGATGATGACGAACACAAGCTGTTTCAGTTGTATCCTGAAGGAAACTGGGTTGAACTCGATCAGGGCTCTCCGTTCGTCATTATTGGCAATTCGGGTCCGGGAAAGCCCATCCTTAACCGTACCCTTGATGACAACTCAAGTATGGAACTTGCTCTGAAAACCGGTTTTCTGTCTTTCGATTCTACCCGGATGAGTTCAAACGATGTGGAATTTCCAATTGATGTAGTGCTTTACAGAAAAGATAGTTTTGACATCATAGAACACCGGTTTGAAAAGAAGGATCTGGAATATATTTCTGCTCAGTGGGCGGAGGAACTAAAAACGGCACTTTTAAATATTCCGGATGACTGGATGAATGCAGCATTCAGCAAGGTGCCCGTCGCTAAAGATTGTTAA
- a CDS encoding MBL fold metallo-hydrolase produces METKEKNGYKKIKSRDLEYFTVAPHVWGMKIVFVNVYIIAAGDEGGNSWVLVDAGLKGSGKKIVRMAEDIFGPGTKPAAILLTHGHFDHVGALGELLAVWDVPVYSHYLELPYLKGISSYPPPDPMVGGGLMSMMSWMYPRSPKDLGKRVHRLGTDDKVPGLPDWRFIHTPGHSPGQVSFYRDSDKTLIAADAFVTTRQESAFSVITQMKRLSGPPKYFTTDWVASKRSVQILASLEPESAASGHGYPMYGDELRSSLRRLAENFEEEAVPSYGRYVKESARANKNGVQYIPQAVVNPKLLAGAVLIGAATALGLVLALNRKKKSFSYKKLI; encoded by the coding sequence ATGGAAACAAAAGAAAAAAACGGTTATAAGAAGATCAAAAGCCGGGATCTTGAATACTTTACAGTCGCCCCGCATGTGTGGGGGATGAAAATCGTGTTTGTAAACGTCTACATCATCGCAGCAGGCGATGAAGGAGGGAATAGTTGGGTGCTCGTTGATGCAGGATTGAAAGGCTCAGGTAAGAAGATCGTTCGAATGGCCGAAGATATATTTGGGCCTGGCACTAAGCCTGCAGCTATTCTTTTAACTCACGGGCATTTTGATCATGTTGGAGCACTCGGGGAACTGCTGGCCGTTTGGGACGTCCCTGTTTATTCGCATTATCTTGAACTACCTTACCTGAAAGGTATCTCAAGCTATCCGCCACCTGATCCGATGGTTGGAGGTGGTTTAATGAGTATGATGTCGTGGATGTATCCCAGGAGTCCTAAAGATCTGGGCAAGAGAGTTCACCGGCTAGGTACAGATGATAAGGTTCCTGGTTTGCCCGATTGGAGGTTCATTCACACTCCGGGCCATTCGCCCGGACAGGTTTCATTCTACCGCGATTCGGATAAAACGCTGATAGCTGCTGACGCATTTGTCACTACACGACAAGAATCGGCATTTTCCGTAATCACTCAGATGAAGCGCCTGTCGGGCCCACCTAAGTATTTCACTACAGATTGGGTTGCTTCGAAACGATCTGTTCAGATTCTTGCTTCCCTGGAACCAGAGAGCGCGGCAAGTGGGCACGGATACCCCATGTATGGAGATGAATTAAGATCGTCGCTCAGGAGACTTGCAGAGAACTTTGAAGAAGAGGCGGTGCCTTCCTATGGTCGGTATGTAAAAGAGTCTGCCAGAGCAAATAAGAATGGCGTTCAATATATTCCGCAGGCGGTGGTGAACCCTAAATTACTTGCGGGTGCCGTGCTCATTGGAGCGGCAACCGCTCTCGGTCTGGTACTCGCTCTAAACCGTAAGAAAAAGAGTTTCTCTTATAAGAAGCTCATATAA
- a CDS encoding Gfo/Idh/MocA family oxidoreductase — translation MSHPIVTGILSYGMSGRVFHAPFVDINPLFDLYAVTERNKKKAQERYANVISYNSVDELLSDPKVELVIVNTPNNTHFEFAKKALEAGKHILVEKPFASSSEEAKQLFDLGRQNGCKVMVYQNRRFDSDFQSVKSVIQDGSLGRLIEVNFRFDRYRREISQKTFKEEPLPASGLRYDLGPHLIDQVISLFGKPLAVRGSSGSFRPDSKVDDYIHYHLVFPDNLNVFITSSLLVADPLPSFVVHGTEGSFIKSRADVQETQLDQGMSPNDSGYGIEPDGSEGRLTTIDKEGKRKTEYITSLRANYNHLFNAVYSTVRNNEPFPVKEEEVIWQMEILENEDYPANP, via the coding sequence ATGAGCCATCCGATTGTTACAGGTATCCTCTCGTACGGGATGTCGGGACGCGTTTTTCATGCGCCTTTTGTTGATATAAATCCCTTATTTGATCTATACGCCGTAACCGAACGAAATAAAAAAAAGGCGCAGGAACGTTATGCGAACGTTATTAGCTATAATTCGGTTGACGAGCTTCTTAGCGACCCCAAAGTGGAGTTGGTAATCGTTAACACGCCTAATAATACGCACTTTGAGTTCGCAAAGAAAGCTCTTGAAGCCGGAAAGCATATCCTTGTAGAAAAGCCTTTCGCTTCATCTTCGGAGGAGGCAAAGCAATTGTTTGATCTCGGACGACAGAACGGCTGTAAAGTGATGGTTTATCAGAATAGAAGATTTGATTCTGACTTCCAAAGTGTTAAATCTGTAATACAGGACGGAAGCTTGGGCCGGTTGATAGAGGTCAATTTTCGCTTTGACCGTTACAGGCGAGAGATAAGTCAAAAAACTTTCAAAGAGGAGCCGCTGCCCGCGAGTGGTTTGAGGTACGATCTGGGCCCTCATCTTATCGACCAGGTCATCAGCCTCTTTGGAAAACCTTTAGCTGTGAGAGGATCGAGTGGTAGTTTCCGGCCGGACTCGAAAGTAGACGATTATATACATTACCACCTGGTATTTCCAGACAATCTGAATGTTTTCATTACGTCAAGCCTTCTTGTTGCCGATCCTTTGCCGTCGTTTGTAGTTCATGGTACTGAGGGCTCTTTTATCAAATCCAGGGCTGACGTTCAGGAAACGCAGCTCGATCAGGGAATGTCTCCAAATGACTCCGGCTATGGAATAGAACCTGACGGATCTGAAGGTCGTCTCACTACAATTGACAAAGAAGGGAAAAGAAAAACCGAGTATATCACTTCTTTAAGAGCCAATTATAATCATCTGTTCAATGCCGTATATTCCACTGTCAGAAATAATGAACCCTTTCCGGTAAAAGAGGAAGAAGTAATATGGCAGATGGAAATACTCGAAAACGAGGATTATCCGGCCAATCCGTAA
- a CDS encoding DUF4142 domain-containing protein, with product MKKLSLLLIAGSFLVFACNNSGKNKTGDTDTTAVDSGALTHEDSEFVNKAAMGGMMEIELGKLAEKQALNDRVKNFGAMMVKDHTRAGEELKALASQRNWMLPASVTEKHREDIEKMKRKKGVDFDKSYMKMMLSDHRHDISDFKKVAEKSSDADLKAYAAKILPVLKVHLDSAKSINREVKASVDPGDITSGMEVHPLK from the coding sequence ATGAAAAAGTTAAGTCTTTTGTTAATCGCTGGTTCATTTCTTGTTTTTGCATGCAATAATTCAGGAAAAAACAAAACCGGCGACACAGACACAACTGCTGTTGACAGCGGGGCCCTTACTCATGAGGATTCTGAATTTGTGAACAAGGCGGCGATGGGGGGCATGATGGAAATAGAGCTTGGGAAGCTGGCTGAGAAACAGGCCCTGAATGACCGTGTAAAAAACTTCGGCGCAATGATGGTAAAAGATCACACCAGGGCCGGAGAGGAATTGAAAGCATTAGCTTCGCAGAGGAATTGGATGCTACCCGCCTCTGTAACAGAGAAACACCGGGAAGATATTGAAAAAATGAAGAGGAAGAAAGGAGTGGATTTTGATAAGTCATATATGAAGATGATGCTCTCTGACCATAGGCACGATATTTCGGACTTCAAAAAAGTTGCAGAAAAAAGTTCGGATGCCGATCTGAAGGCCTATGCTGCAAAAATACTTCCGGTATTGAAGGTGCATCTTGATTCAGCGAAATCCATCAATAGGGAGGTAAAGGCAAGTGTCGATCCGGGGGATATAACATCAGGAATGGAGGTACATCCTTTAAAATAG